cacaacctcttggttggaagtggaggttgcttaccatcagagcaacccctcttgccAACGAATCATAATAAAATGGAGAGGATCACAAGGCAAAAGGGGCTTAAATAGAAAAAATCCAAAAGCTTCACATTCTTCTTTTTCTCGGTGGAGTCAAAGAAACTTTCTTAGCCTAGTTGGGTAGGAAATATATCCTAAGAGTAAACCAAATTTATATCATCATAGAAAGGGGGGAAAACAATTAAATGCCATCACTGGCATATGTTTCTTTCTCATTCATAAATATGTCAGTCTGTTTGACATTCATGTAAAACTTTAAATGAATAATCTTAACTTCAAAAGACAAGGAAATAGAGGAAAAGAGCTGGTAAGTTCCAATGAGCCTATATGTAGTTTAATCTTCAGCCACACAAATTGAATTAAGACCATTAACATCTTATAAAAACCGGACACCATGATTATGCTAAAAGGCTGGTGcagaataaaagaaaacaagCTCACCTTGATTTGGTCAAGAAGACGAAGATCAGAAGGAAATGATTCAACTGGTGTACCGTCTGGCTGTCTGTAGGAAACACCCAACTCAATTTCTGAAAGATCTGACAACACGTCTAGCTTAGTTAGATTTAAGGAAGCAAATCCATTTATCTGACAGCAAAATCTCAGTGCAACTATGTCTAGCCAGCCACAACGACGGGGGCGACCAGTCGTCGTGCCAAACTCCTGCCCGGCAAATCGAAGGAGGTCACCACCTTTACCCAAGATTTCTGTTGGGAAAGGACCAGAACCAACTCTAGTAGTGTATGCCTTAACCTGCAAGCAATATATCAGTTAAAATAAATTGTCTTTATCATCAAATTGCAATAGCATGGTGAACTGTTTCCAAAGTTCATTGTAGGCTAAATCTGAAGCACTATATTTAGTCTCCTGCTTTGCATGTTGGATCCACACTCAATAACTTTTTAGAGGAAAATTGATTTTTTTATCTCACAATATTAGCGAGACTTTCTGGCAAAACTGAACACCAGGATTTTCATTCTTTGGTAGCAGAGAAAAAAGAAGTTGCCTTACCACACCGATGAGATCACCAACCACTCGGGGAGCAATGCCAAGACCAGTGCAGATTCCACCGGCTGATGGACTGGAGGATGTCACAAAAGGGTACGTTCCAAAATCTATGTCCAACATAGTTGCCTGACCACCTTCAACCAAAATCTTCTTTTTATGAGATATAGCATCATTCATGAAGTGTACAGTATCTGTGATGAAGGGTTCCAACCTCTCAGCAAATTTCTTATAGCGTTCCACTTCTTCCTTCAGCATGTCAGGGCCATAACTAAAACCTTTGAACCTTGAAGCTGCATCGGATAGTAAAAGATCAAGCTTCTGGGGGAAAGTATCCATATGCCTTAAATCACTTACTCTTATGCCATTTCGGATGACCTTGCTTGAATAGCAAGGCCCAATGCCTCTCTTGGTGGTGCCAATAAAGGATTTAGCTAGTTCAGCTTCTCTAAGCCCATCTACTTCTTGGTGAAAATCAAATAATAAGTGAGCACGATCAGATACCAAGATCCTTCCTTGACAAGAAACTCCATTAGATTCAAGGCCATCAATTTCTTTAAATAATCCTGGTAGATGCACCACAACTCCATTACCAATAACACATAGAGTTTCCTCATTCAGAATACCCGAAGGAACAAGGTGCAGAGCAAACTTTTTTCCCTCTGAATTGTAAATAGTGTGCCCAGCATTGGCTCCACCCTGCCAAAATCAACATTGAAGGGCTGAGAGTAGAAGGAAAAAACGTATCGACCATTTATTCTTAATTGCTTCCCCCCACCCCCCTCCCATTTTCTCTCTCCGGATAAGGGGGAGAAGGGGGAGCATTGCTTCTTGGAGCCTTAAGCAACCATAAATTAGATTTATACCCCGTGATTCTCCTCCCACTTCTTTTGTTAACTTTTTTATGACAGTTTTGATTTATACAATTATTAAATTTTATTACAAGTGTTTTTATGACTTAGCTAAATATTACATAGTTTGATTTAAAATTTGAGCTAAATACAAAATTGGCAAGTAGGCCAAAACTAAATGCATTCGCTAGCAAAAAAAATGTACAAAATATATACTTATATTATATGTATACAATACACATATATACAAAATATCTACGTTTCGTCGGCTAATACTTTTTAGAGCGGCTAAGAATATACATTTCGCCTCAAATTTTGGGAAATTCCTGATTTCGCCACTACTTAGAGGACAAATGAATTACCTATCTCATTTTTCGAGTTAACTAAAATTAAATATTTCGCTAGAAATTCAATAAAACCAAGGCCATTACTGTTACAAAAAATACGACAAGAAATTAGTTTAGCGAAAATGCTTAGGATATCCGTGAATACCTGACAGCGAGCAACTATATCGAAATGCTTAGCCAAAATATCAACGAGCTTTCCTTTCCCTTCATCGCCCCACTGGCAACCCAACACGCCCGATACCTGACTCAGCGACTCAATCCGACTCAGTTCCGACTCCTTCGAATCCACCACCGCCGCGGACGGCGGAGCAACCGGCTTCGCAGAGCAAACAACAAAGGAGGAATAAGAAGAAGTTCTCTTCCTTTGGTGGACCTGGAGCAGCCTACAATTGTAGGTCCCACTGAAACCCAGGGCCCCACTCCGGTGGGTAGCTGCCGTAGAAGTGATTGGGGTAGGGCCCACCCTGAGGGTGGAGAGATTCATGGTAGTCGAAGGGGGTGGGATGGGTGGGTGGCGAAATTGAAAGAGAAGCGTTTGAGGGTTTAGTTAGGGGAGAAAGATattatttgaaaataaattacGAAACGGAGAAATAAAAGATTTAAATTGTATGTAAAGAGGACTGATATTAGGAGcaagttgttttttttttctagtGCACTACTTGTAAAAAACGCCGAAATTCTTATTTGCAAATATTGTTTGGCTATGTTTTCTAGTGCAAGTTGTTTTTTCCGGTGCAAAGTCTATCggaaatagtttttttatttgtaCAAAATAAGGGTAAAGATGCACATTCACTACATTTTTTTACTTGTACAAAATGAGGGTAAAGATACATATTCACTACTCACATCATGTCACACCTGTAAGATTATTCTAAATTTGGCATTATTGTTATTTGGCTATGAGTATTTAAAAATGCTGAAATATAAGATTTAAACTTGAAGTTAAGATACTTACTCCGATCCAAAATAAGTGATCTTTTAGCCgttttcacacagattaagaaatccaccttttaacattaattagcaattaaattgaccatattaactttTACTATCTCTTTacataaatactcctaacacatactccaacactatttactccaagggcaatgtaggaaaaaaataattaattcattcttgaaatttgaaaaaattacttattttggaccacaaataaaggcaaaaaaatcatttattttggaccggagggagtactgGTTTAGATATGTGTTTTAAGTGAAAATAATGATTTTCACTAATAAATTTTGAGTTTTTACGGCAAAAAATATCAAGTAAAGTTTATGTCCTAACATAATtttaactttaattttttttcttttcatttcaactAAAAATGTACTTTTTTTTCAGTTTCAGCTCAAATATtaaatttaattaaagaaaaagggcAT
This sequence is a window from Nicotiana sylvestris chromosome 3, ASM39365v2, whole genome shotgun sequence. Protein-coding genes within it:
- the LOC104233451 gene encoding adenylosuccinate synthetase, chloroplastic-like, producing MNLSTLRVGPTPITSTAATHRSGALGFSGTYNCRLLQVHQRKRTSSYSSFVVCSAKPVAPPSAAVVDSKESELSRIESLSQVSGVLGCQWGDEGKGKLVDILAKHFDIVARCQGGANAGHTIYNSEGKKFALHLVPSGILNEETLCVIGNGVVVHLPGLFKEIDGLESNGVSCQGRILVSDRAHLLFDFHQEVDGLREAELAKSFIGTTKRGIGPCYSSKVIRNGIRVSDLRHMDTFPQKLDLLLSDAASRFKGFSYGPDMLKEEVERYKKFAERLEPFITDTVHFMNDAISHKKKILVEGGQATMLDIDFGTYPFVTSSSPSAGGICTGLGIAPRVVGDLIGVVKAYTTRVGSGPFPTEILGKGGDLLRFAGQEFGTTTGRPRRCGWLDIVALRFCCQINGFASLNLTKLDVLSDLSEIELGVSYRQPDGTPVESFPSDLRLLDQIKVEYEVLPGWQTDISSIRKYSELPKAAREYVERIEELVGVPIHYIGVGPGRDALIYK